In the genome of Hydractinia symbiolongicarpus strain clone_291-10 chromosome 5, HSymV2.1, whole genome shotgun sequence, one region contains:
- the LOC130646159 gene encoding uncharacterized protein LOC130646159 yields the protein MCLFRVYRLIYWVLDSVDTVLTDLIQIELMQDYGENDEEKCDQVVVRKKDGSIELKSDTCVKDKDDVNAKFIDVVDVYEPKNNDPARLYSKNIGKGKDSVAINGQNVDLCEKLEEEVEENIKCKGFNGGYQTNSATVYMQLENMGGQKYCVHKLQLKENVENTSIIQDMEIVGENKEQVAAEIITDIVSVIDRSVTNDKVLDFVDVCEPKGNNSDSLHNQSVGEGKDAVLVNRVAGSVSYKVDNPTVYTQVESNEGDRYCGDEPLHGQNVEETNIAGIQDMKIGCENKEQVAEIIADVVSVQGRNYKSADVVASGVNTYKNSTYQSKKKIQENIGSGVNKKNVIGGDKFADYYKDIDFAKLDCSDDDVKITYPEIEIVPDFSSSDSETVSIEVPCSTLNGSNEETTFPLKINFRNDKTETLTKVLEKFMKVDLEEIETLASTKVCQVAEHTQTIREVSCCEQVSVKNDSGLEIDEDLDIVNTDSEQETIEAESKKLQKKSPYKKPYRMCIYCSIMSSKLSRHIKKCHKENERVKNALKMTKVKQIEEWKKIKREGILMYNKLQATTENPIFQEERQRKKYLELQRCNLCSAFISKRFFASHKRTCMRRQDAVPTGLPLSLDFLPMSLQMSDQFKEVILAKLRDDPVGNICRKDEMILRIGMKLFAKLVVKKEKAATVNKSVRGHMRVLGSLYQSFKRMNGVCHDHGNLLDMFVRKNFTCFTDAIDAVTLNVDRSLKPGLRQNVFYIINKSVKILYAHQYMLANEEEASEIEKFMVCYKANEDCMVSSARYELEKKRLVKIRKPCQLPLESNIEKIHQHILKRMGELLCVFELWTAHSFVELRNLVLTRLTLLNGRRGGETSRLLVKDWLEAESDNWIDQQRLQSLNEADKLLVSSLKITYMTGKGNHHLVSVLFPNDTTSAMKRLVDPKFRCKAGIDKNNDFVFASTQLSSLNVSGWHALKEVCKKLELTNVEIINATTNRHRVSTLYAALDLPQQERQLFYAHMGHSESMNKDIYQDPLALMGVTKIGKQLINLHASDNGHIEETDKSLKTFKDKTHTEDKKLATNYAVTSTPVRTSAKATKTKRSVGKRVMMLSNSSSDEEAIESKNVPVEARKYPLRGRSKKEKSTLKLLMPKLVMIHVILLPMKIKKRMRD from the exons ATGTGTTTGTTTCGG GTTTATAGGTTGATTTATTGG GTTCTGGATTCTGTAGATACTGTTTTGACTGATTTAATTCAAATAGAACTTATGCAGG ATTATGGGGAAAATGACGAAGAAAAATGTGATCAAGTAGTTGTTCGAAAAAAAGACGGGAGTATTGAACTAAAATCTGACACCTGTGTAAAAGATAAAGATGATGTGAATGCAAAGTTTATTGATGTTGTTGATGTATATGAACCCAAGAATAACGATCCTGCTCGTTTATATAGTAAAAACATAGGCAAAGGAAAAGATTCAGTTGCTATCAATGGTCAGAATGTTGATTTGTGTGAAAAATTAGAGGAGGAAGTAGAGGAAAATATTAAATGCAAAGGTTTTAATGGTGGTTATCAGACAAATAGTGCTACTGTTTACATGCAATTAGAAAATATGGGAGGGCAGAAATATTGTGTTCATAAACTCCAACTTaaagaaaatgttgaaaacaCATCTATCATACAGGATATGGAAATAGTTGGTGAAAATAAAGAACAAGTTGCTGCTGAAATCATTACAGATATTGTCAGTGTTATAGATAGAAGTGTCACTAATGACAAGGTTCTTGATTTTGTTGATGTATGTGAACCCAAGGGCAATAATTCTGATAGTTTACACAATCAAAGTGTAGGTGAAGGCAAAGATGCAGTTTTGGTCAATCGTGTTGCTGGTAGTGTGAGTTATAAGGTGGATAATCCTACTGTTTATACACAAGTAGAATCAAACGAAGGGGACAGATATTGTGGTGATGAACCTCTACATGGACAGAATGTTGAGGAAACGAATATTGCTGGTATACAGGATATGAAAATAGGTTGTGAAAATAAAGAACAAGTTGCTGAGATCATTGCAGATGTTGTCAGTGTCCAAGGTCGAAATTACAAGAGTGCAGATGTGGTTGCATCAGGTGTAAATACGTACAAGAACAGTACTTACcaatcaaaaaaaaagattcaggaAAATATTGGCAGTGgtgtaaataaaaagaatgtcattggTGGAGATAAATTTGCGGACTACTACAAGGACATAGATTTTGCCAAGCTGGATTGTAGTGACGATGATGTGAAAATTACTTATCCG GAAATTGAAATTGTCCCTGATTTCAGCAGTTCTGACAGTGAAACAGTAAGTATTGAAGTTCCA TGTTCCACTTTGAATGGTAGTAATGAAGAAACAACTTTtccattaaaaattaattttag aaatgacaaaactgaaacactg acaaaagTATTGGAGAAGTTC ATGAAAGTTGatcttgaagaaatagaaactctAGCATCGACAAAG GTGTGTCAAGTTGCTGAACATACGCAGACCATTAGGGAAGTCAGCTGTTGTGAACAA GTTTCAGTGAAAAATGATTCTGGTTTGGAGATTGATGAGGATTTAGACATTGTGAATACTGATAGTGAACAGGAAACAATTGAAGCCGAGTCTAAAAAACTGCAG aaaaaaagtccTTACAAAAAACCGTATAGAATGTGCATTTATTGTTCTATAATGTCTTCAAAATTGAGCAGacacattaaaaaatgtcatAAGGAAAATGAGAGAGTGAAAAATGCACTAAAGATGACTAAGGTGAAGCaaattgaggaatggaaaaaaattaaaagggaaGGAATTTTAATGTACAACAAGTTGCAAGCTACCACAGAAAATCCTATTTTCCAAGAAGAACGTCAAAGAAAGAAATACTTGGAATTGCAACGTTGTAATTTATGCTCTGCTTTTATCTCTAAGCGTTTCTTTGCCAGCCACAAAAGAACGTGCATGAGAAGACAAGATGCTGTCCCAACAGGCTTGCCATTGTCACTGGACTTCCTTCCAATGTCACTCCAAATGTCGGATCAATTCAAGGAAGTCATTTTGGCCAAGCTTAGAGATGATCCCGTAG GAAATATATGTCGCAAAGATGAAATGATATTACGAATTGGAATGAAGTTGTTTGCAAAGCTTGtagtcaaaaaagaaaaagcagccACCGTGAATAAATCTGTTAGGGGTCATATGCGAGTGTTAGGTAGCCTGTACCAATCTTTTAAGAGGATGAATGGCGTTTGTCATGATCATGGTAATTTGTTAGATATGTTTGTGCGAAAGAATTTTACGTGTTTTACTGATGCCATTGACGCTGTTACTTTGAATGTTGATCGTAGTCTTAAGCCAGGACTACGCCAGAATGTTTTTTACATCAtcaacaaaagtgtaaaaatattGTATGCTCATCAATATATGTTAGCTAACGAAGAGGAGGCCAgtgaaattgaaaaatttatGGTATGCTATAAAGCCAACGAGGATTGCATGGTTTCCTCTGCACGATACGAGCTTGAAAAAAAAAGGCTAGTTAAAATAAGAAAACCATGTCAGTTGCCTTTGGAAAGCAACATTGAGAAAATACATCAACATATTCTCAAGAGAATGGGTGAACTACTGTGTGTTTTTGAGTTATGGACTGCTCACTCTTTTGTTGAACTGAGGAACTTAGTACTCACACGACTAACATTATTGAATGGGCGCCGTGGTGGGGAAACAAGTCGCCTCCTAGTAAAAGATTGGTTAGAAGCAGAAAGCGATAATTGGATTGATCAACAACGTCTTCAGAGTTTGAATGAAGCTGACAAACTATTAGTGAGTTCACTAAAAATAACCTACATGACGGGTAAAGGAAATCATCATTTGGTGTCTGTTTTATTTCCAAACGACACTACTTCTGCTATGAAAAGGTTAGTTGATCCAAAATTTAGATGCAAGGCTGGTATCgacaaaaataatgattttgtgTTTGCCAGCACACAGCTGTCATCTTTAAATGTGTCTGGCTGGCATGCATTGAAAGAAGTCTGTAAGAAACTAGAACTTACCAATGTGGAAATTATAAATGCAACCACTAATAGACACCGCGTCAGCACTTTATATGCTGCGTTGGACCTGCCACAACAGGAAAGACAACTGTTCTACGCCCATATGGGTCATTCTGAAAGCATGAATAAAGATATTTATCAAGACCCATTAGCTTTAATGGGAGTCACAAAGATTGGAAAACAATTAATAAATCTCCATGCAAGcg ATAACGGTCATATTGAAGAAActgataaaagtttaaaaacatttaaagacaAAACTCATACAG aaGACAAGAAATTGGCAACTAACTATGCAGTGACAAGTACTCCCGTAAGAACATCAGCTAAAG CGACAAAGACAAAAAGATCAGTGGGGAAAAGAGTGATGATGCTGTCGAACAGTTCATCTGATGAAGAAGCTATTGAatcaaaaaatg tacCAGTTGAAGCTAGGAAGTATCCTTTGCGTG GCagatcaaaaaaagaaaaaagtacgtTAAAATTACTG ATGCCCAAATTAGTGATGATTCATGTGATCCTACTTCCTATGAAG ATAAAGAAGAGAATGAGAGATTGA